A window of Citrus sinensis cultivar Valencia sweet orange chromosome 7, DVS_A1.0, whole genome shotgun sequence contains these coding sequences:
- the LOC102626434 gene encoding carotenoid cleavage dioxygenase 7, chloroplastic isoform X1 produces the protein MQAVLLHKISPPRFLSPLTALRPLQKVSTPQAKIPRAVSLTKPDNNQVSISTPTTVQAEIDDSTAAFWDYQFLFVSQRSETTAPITLHLVEGAIPSDFPSGTYYLTGPGLFTDDHGSTVHPLDGHGYLRAFEFDGVTGEVKYMAKYVKTDAQVEEHDPQTDTWRFTHRGPFSVLKGGKKFGNTKVMKNVANTSVLKWGGKLLCLWEGGDPYEIESGTLDTIGQLQMMDGGDSLGKNSKDLWDVAAEMLKPILYGIKGDFVILLPFILYYFKVASKSISTWIRGFCTCTGVFKMPPKRLLSHYKLDAPRNRLLTVSCNAEDMLLPRSNFTFYEFDSNFKLLSKQEFNIPDHLMIHDWAFTDNHYILFANRVKLDVLGSMTAVSGLSPMISALSVNPSKPTSPVYLLPRFPNKSVGVRDWRVPVEAPSQMWLLHVGNAFELKDVDGNTEIQIHACSCSYEWFNFQNLFGYNWQSGRLDPSIMNLKESEYQLLPHLVQVSISLDVDGNCQKCCVEPLNQWKKSSDFPIINPTYSGQKTTCIYAATSLGTRRALPHFPFDTVVKLNVLTKSVQTWSVGTRRFIGEPIFVPKGVEEDDGYLLVIEYAVSIQRCYLIILNPKKIGEADALVARLEVPRHLNFPLGFHGFWDNNTWLIKHHLP, from the exons ATGCAGGCCGTCTTACTCCATAAAATTAGTCCACCCAGATTTCTTTCGCCGCTAACAGCACTCCGGCCCTTGCAAAAAGTTTCAACGCCGCAGGCTAAAATACCAAGAGCTGTATCACTTACAAAGCCCGATAATAATCAAGTTTCGATTTCGACCCCAACAACAGTACAAGCGGAAATTGATGATTCAACGGCTGCCTTTTGGgactatcaatttttatttgtatcgCAAAGATCGGAAACAACTGCACCGATCACGCTGCACCTCGTCGAGGGCGCAATCCCGTCGGACTTTCCTTCGGGTACGTATTATTTAACGGGGCCGGGATTGTTTACTGATGACCACGGCTCGACGGTGCACCCTCTGGATGGCCACGGCTATCTCAGGGCGTTTGAGTTCGATGGGGTCACAGGAGAGGTCAAGTACATGGCCAAGTACGTAAAAACTGACGCACAAGTAGAGGAGCATGATCCTCAGACTGACACGTGGCGTTTCACCCATCGGGGTCCATTTTCAGTGTTAAAAGGAGGCAAGAAGTTTGGTAATACAAAGGTGATGAAAAATGTGGCAAATACTAGTGTCTTGAAGTGGGGTGGAAAGTTACTGTGCTTATGGGAAGGTGGGGACCCGTATGAGATTGAATCAGGGACGTTGGATACTATCGGGCAGCTCCAAATGATGGACGGTGGTGATTCTTTGGGGAAGAACAGTAAGGACTTATGGGATGTAGCGGCGGAGATGTTGAAGCCCATTCTATATGGTATCAAAGGCGACTTTGTAATCTTGTTACCAttcattctttattatttcaaagtggcttcaaaatcaattaGTACATGGATTCGTGGATTTTGTACTTGTACAGGAGTGTTCAAAATGCCGCCTAAGCGATTATTATCTCACTACAAGCTTGATGCTCCAAGAAACAGACTTCTTACAGTGTCTTGCAATGCAGAGGATATGCTATTGCCCCGCAGTAACTTCACTTTTTAcg AATTTGACTCGAATTTCAAGTTACTAAGTAAGCAAGAATTCAATATTCCGGATCACTTGATGATCCACGATTGGGCTTTTACTGATAATCATTACATATTATTCGCCAACCGCGTCAAGCTCGATGTACTCG GATCAATGACGGCAGTTTCTGGATTATCGCCAATGATCTCGGCATTGTCAGTGAATCCCAGCAAGCCCACATCTCCCGTTTACTTGCTTCCACGATTTCCAAACAAATCTGTTGGCGTTCGAGATTGGCGGGTGCCTGTGGAAGCACCTTCACAAATGTGGTTGCTGCATGTTGGCAATGCTTTTGAACTTAAGGATGTTGACGGAAATACAGAGATTCAAATACACGCTTGCTCTTGCTCCTATGAATGGTTTAATTTCCAAAACCTGTTCG GATACAATTGGCAGAGTGGAAGACTAGATCCTTCAATcatgaatttaaaagaaagtgaaTATCAGTTGTTGCCCCATCTTGTTCAG GTTTCTATCAGCTTAGATGTTGATGGGAATTGCCAAAAATGTTGTGTGGAGCCTTTGAATCAGTGGAAAAAGTCGTCGGATTTCCCTATCATAAATCCAACGTATTCCGGGCAAAAAACTACTTGCATTTATGCAGCGACGTCTTTAGGGACTCGCAGAGCATTGCCACATTTCCCATTCGATACGGTAGTGAAGCTAAATGTGTTAACCAAGTCTGTTCAAACATGGTCTGTTGGAACTCGAAGATTTATTGGTGAGCCTATTTTTGTCCCCAAGGgagttgaagaagatgatggtTATCTTCTAGTTATTGAG TATGCAGTTTCAATACAGAGGTGCtatcttattattttgaacCCCAAAAAGATTGGAGAAGCTGATGCACTAGTAGCTAGACTTGAAGTCCCCAGACATCTCAATTTCCCTCTCGGTTTTCATGGTTTCTGGGACAACAACACTTGGTTAATTAAACATCATTTGCCGTAA
- the LOC102626434 gene encoding carotenoid cleavage dioxygenase 7, chloroplastic isoform X2, translating into MQAVLLHKISPPRFLSPLTALRPLQKVSTPQAKIPRAVSLTKPDNNQVSISTPTTVQAEIDDSTAAFWDYQFLFVSQRSETTAPITLHLVEGAIPSDFPSGTYYLTGPGLFTDDHGSTVHPLDGHGYLRAFEFDGVTGEVKYMAKYVKTDAQVEEHDPQTDTWRFTHRGPFSVLKGGKKFGNTKVMKNVANTSVLKWGGKLLCLWEGGDPYEIESGTLDTIGQLQMMDGGDSLGKNSKDLWDVAAEMLKPILYGVFKMPPKRLLSHYKLDAPRNRLLTVSCNAEDMLLPRSNFTFYEFDSNFKLLSKQEFNIPDHLMIHDWAFTDNHYILFANRVKLDVLGSMTAVSGLSPMISALSVNPSKPTSPVYLLPRFPNKSVGVRDWRVPVEAPSQMWLLHVGNAFELKDVDGNTEIQIHACSCSYEWFNFQNLFGYNWQSGRLDPSIMNLKESEYQLLPHLVQVSISLDVDGNCQKCCVEPLNQWKKSSDFPIINPTYSGQKTTCIYAATSLGTRRALPHFPFDTVVKLNVLTKSVQTWSVGTRRFIGEPIFVPKGVEEDDGYLLVIEYAVSIQRCYLIILNPKKIGEADALVARLEVPRHLNFPLGFHGFWDNNTWLIKHHLP; encoded by the exons ATGCAGGCCGTCTTACTCCATAAAATTAGTCCACCCAGATTTCTTTCGCCGCTAACAGCACTCCGGCCCTTGCAAAAAGTTTCAACGCCGCAGGCTAAAATACCAAGAGCTGTATCACTTACAAAGCCCGATAATAATCAAGTTTCGATTTCGACCCCAACAACAGTACAAGCGGAAATTGATGATTCAACGGCTGCCTTTTGGgactatcaatttttatttgtatcgCAAAGATCGGAAACAACTGCACCGATCACGCTGCACCTCGTCGAGGGCGCAATCCCGTCGGACTTTCCTTCGGGTACGTATTATTTAACGGGGCCGGGATTGTTTACTGATGACCACGGCTCGACGGTGCACCCTCTGGATGGCCACGGCTATCTCAGGGCGTTTGAGTTCGATGGGGTCACAGGAGAGGTCAAGTACATGGCCAAGTACGTAAAAACTGACGCACAAGTAGAGGAGCATGATCCTCAGACTGACACGTGGCGTTTCACCCATCGGGGTCCATTTTCAGTGTTAAAAGGAGGCAAGAAGTTTGGTAATACAAAGGTGATGAAAAATGTGGCAAATACTAGTGTCTTGAAGTGGGGTGGAAAGTTACTGTGCTTATGGGAAGGTGGGGACCCGTATGAGATTGAATCAGGGACGTTGGATACTATCGGGCAGCTCCAAATGATGGACGGTGGTGATTCTTTGGGGAAGAACAGTAAGGACTTATGGGATGTAGCGGCGGAGATGTTGAAGCCCATTCTATATG GAGTGTTCAAAATGCCGCCTAAGCGATTATTATCTCACTACAAGCTTGATGCTCCAAGAAACAGACTTCTTACAGTGTCTTGCAATGCAGAGGATATGCTATTGCCCCGCAGTAACTTCACTTTTTAcg AATTTGACTCGAATTTCAAGTTACTAAGTAAGCAAGAATTCAATATTCCGGATCACTTGATGATCCACGATTGGGCTTTTACTGATAATCATTACATATTATTCGCCAACCGCGTCAAGCTCGATGTACTCG GATCAATGACGGCAGTTTCTGGATTATCGCCAATGATCTCGGCATTGTCAGTGAATCCCAGCAAGCCCACATCTCCCGTTTACTTGCTTCCACGATTTCCAAACAAATCTGTTGGCGTTCGAGATTGGCGGGTGCCTGTGGAAGCACCTTCACAAATGTGGTTGCTGCATGTTGGCAATGCTTTTGAACTTAAGGATGTTGACGGAAATACAGAGATTCAAATACACGCTTGCTCTTGCTCCTATGAATGGTTTAATTTCCAAAACCTGTTCG GATACAATTGGCAGAGTGGAAGACTAGATCCTTCAATcatgaatttaaaagaaagtgaaTATCAGTTGTTGCCCCATCTTGTTCAG GTTTCTATCAGCTTAGATGTTGATGGGAATTGCCAAAAATGTTGTGTGGAGCCTTTGAATCAGTGGAAAAAGTCGTCGGATTTCCCTATCATAAATCCAACGTATTCCGGGCAAAAAACTACTTGCATTTATGCAGCGACGTCTTTAGGGACTCGCAGAGCATTGCCACATTTCCCATTCGATACGGTAGTGAAGCTAAATGTGTTAACCAAGTCTGTTCAAACATGGTCTGTTGGAACTCGAAGATTTATTGGTGAGCCTATTTTTGTCCCCAAGGgagttgaagaagatgatggtTATCTTCTAGTTATTGAG TATGCAGTTTCAATACAGAGGTGCtatcttattattttgaacCCCAAAAAGATTGGAGAAGCTGATGCACTAGTAGCTAGACTTGAAGTCCCCAGACATCTCAATTTCCCTCTCGGTTTTCATGGTTTCTGGGACAACAACACTTGGTTAATTAAACATCATTTGCCGTAA
- the LOC102610329 gene encoding V-type proton ATPase 16 kDa proteolipid subunit yields the protein MSSAFSGDETAPFFGFLGAAAALVFSCMGAAYGTAKSGVGVASMGVMRPELVMKSIVPVVMAGVLGIYGLIIAVIISTGINPKAKSYYLFDGYAHLSSGLACGLAGLSAGMAIGIVGDAGVRANAQQPKLFVGMILILIFAEALALYGLIVGIILSSRAGQSRAD from the exons ATGTCATCCGCATTCAGTGGCGATGAAACGGCGCCTTTTTTCGGCTTCCTCGGCGCCGCTGCTGCCCTTGTTTTCTCCT GCATGGGAGCGGCGTATGGGACGGCGAAGAGTGGAGTGGGCGTAGCATCGATGGGAGTGATGAGGCCAGAGCTTGTAATGAAATCGATTGTGCCAGTTGTGATGGCGGGAGTGTTAGGTAtttatggtttaattattGCTGTTATTATTAGTACTGGCATTAACCCAAAGGCCAAATCATATTATCTATTCGATGGCTACGCTCATTTGTCTTCGGGTCTCGCTTGCGGCCTCGCTGGTCTCTCTGCTGGTATGGCTATTGGCATCGTTGGTGATGCTGGTGTCAG AGCTAATGCACAGCAACCAAAGCTTTTTGTTGGAatgattctcattctcatttttgctGAGGCATTGGCGTTGTATGGTCTCATTGTTGGCATTATTCTCTCTTCCCGAGCTGGCCAATCCAGAGCAGATTAG
- the LOC102610015 gene encoding probable LRR receptor-like serine/threonine-protein kinase At4g36180, whose product MALSAFLFFVLLCAPFSSCAVDRSPEIEALTSFKLNLHDPLGALNGWDSSTPAAPCDWRGVACTNNRVTELRLPRLQLSGRISDHLSNLRMLRKLSLRSNSFNGTIPATLAQCTLLRAVFLQYNSLSGNLPANIGNLSNLEILNVAANRLSGEIANDLPRNLKYFDLSSNGFSGPIPTSISNLSQLQLINFSFNKFSREVPATFGELQNLQYLWLDFNLLEGTLPSAIANCSSLVHLSAQGNALGGVIPPAIGALPKLQVVSLAQNNLSGVVPASMFCNVSGYPPSIRVVQLGFNAFTNVAGPETGSCSSVLQVLDLQQNQIRGAFPLWLTHASTLTRLDVSGNSISGKIPAQIGGLWRLEELKMANNSFGGIVPVEIKQCNSLSLLDLEGNRFSGEIPEFLGDIRGLKSLTLAANLFSGSIPASFRNLPGLENLNLRHNSLSGSLPEEVLGMNNLSTLDLSENKFSGEVPASIGNLSQLMVFNLSGNAFSGRIPASLGNLLKLTTLDLSKQNFSGELPIELAGLPNLQVIALQENKLSGNVPEGFSSLMSLRYLNLSFNGFVGQIPATFSFLRSVVVLSFSGNHISGSIPPELGNCSDLEVLELRSNSLTGHIPTDISHLSHLNVLDLSINNLTGEIPDEISKCSSLRSLLVNSNHLSGGIPDSLAKLSNLAVLDLSANNLSGEIPANLSSIFGLMNFNVSSNNLQGEIPLLLASRFNNPSAFANNQDLCGKPLGRKCENADDRDRRKKLILLIVIAASGACLLALCCCFYIFSLLRWRRRLKESAAAEKKRSPARASSGASGGRRSSTDNGGPKLVMFNNKITLAETVEATRQFDEENVLSRTRYGLVFKACYNDGMVLSIRRLPDGSLDENLFRKEAEFLGKVRHRNLTVLRGYYAGAPDLRLLVYDYMPNGNLGTLLQEASHQDGHVLNWPMRHLIALGVARGLAFLHTSNMVHGDIKPQNVLFDADFEAHLSDFGLDRLTIPTPAEASTSTTAVGTLGYVSPEAALTGETTKESDVYSFGIVLLELLTGKRPVMFTQDEDIVKWVKKQLQKGQITELLEPGLLELDPESSEWEEFLLGVKVALLCTAPDPIDRPTMSDIVFMLEGCRVGPDIPSSADPTTQPSPA is encoded by the coding sequence ATGGCTTTGTCtgctttcttattttttgtgttgctCTGCGCGCCGTTTTCATCGTGCGCCGTCGACCGCAGCCCCGAGATAGAAGCTTTGACGTCTTTCAAGTTGAATCTTCATGATCCGCTAGGAGCGTTGAACGGCTGGGATTCATCAACGCCTGCTGCTCCATGCGACTGGCGTGGGGTCGCCTGCACCAACAACCGAGTCACTGAGCTCAGGCTACCTCGGCTCCAGCTCAGCGGCCGAATCAGTGACCACCTCTCTAACCTGCGCATGCTGCGCAAGTTAAGCCTGCGGTCAAATTCGTTCAACGGCACTATCCCTGCCACGCTCGCTCAATGCACGCTCCTACGCGCCGTGTTCCTGCAGTACAACTCACTCTCCGGGAATCTCCCCGCAAATATCGGTAACCTCTCTAATCTTGAAATACTCAACGTTGCAGCAAACCGTCTCTCGGGAGAAATTGCTAACGATCTCCCGAGAAATCTTAAGTACTTTGATCTTTCGTCAAATGGATTCTCTGGCCCGATTCCCACCAGCATTTCTAATTTATCTCAGCTCCAGCTTATCAATTTttcgtttaataaattctcTCGCGAGGTTCCGGCGACCTTCGGTGAATTACAGAATTTACAGTATTTGTGGCtggattttaatttgttagaaGGGACATTGCCGTCTGCCATAGCTAACTGTTCATCGCTTGTGCATTTGAGTGCGCAAGGCAATGCGCTTGGGGGAGTAATCCCGCCAGCTATTGGGGCTTTACCTAAGCTTCAGGTGGTCTCTCTTGCACAGAATAACCTCTCTGGTGTTGTTCCTGCTTCCATGTTTTGCAATGTGTCTGGTTATCCGCCCTCTATTCGAGTGGTGCAGCTAGGTTTCAATGCTTTCACTAATGTGGCTGGCCCTGAGACAGGGTCTTGTTCTAGTGTTTTGCAAGTTTTGGATcttcaacaaaatcaaattcgcGGAGCTTTTCCTTTGTGGTTAACCCATGCATCAACTTTGACAAGGTTGGATGTCTCGGGTAATTCTATCTCTGGCAAAATTCCGGCTCAGATTGGAGGTTTATGGAGATTGGAGGAGTTAAAGATGGCGAATAATTCATTTGGTGGCATTGTTCCAGTTGAGATTAAACAATGTAACTCATTGAGCCTTCTTGATCTTGAAGGGAATCGATTTTCGGGGGAGATTCCTGAGTTTCTGGGTGATATAAGAGGTTTAAAGAGTTTAACTCTTGCTGCAAATCTCTTTTCTGGTTCAATCCCAGCAAGTTTCCGCAATCTTCCTGGGCTTGAGAACTTGAACTTGAGACACAATAGCTTGAGTGGGAGCTTGCCTGAGGAGGTACTGGGAATGAACAACTTGAGTACTTTGGATCTCAGTGAGAACAAGTTTTCTGGGGAAGTTCCAGCGAGTATTGGGAATTTGAGTCAGTTAATGGTTTTTAATCTGAGTGGTAATGCTTTTTCTGGGAGGATACCAGCTAGCTTGGGGAATCTTTTGAAGCTAACTACACTTGATTTAAGCAAGCAGAATTTTTCTGGCGAGTTGCCGATTGAGCTTGCAGGTTTGCCTAATCTGCAGGTCATTGCTTTGCAAGAAAATAAGTTATCTGGAAATGTTCCTGAAGGGTTTAGTAGTTTGATGAGTTTGCGGTACTTGAACTTATCCTTCAATGGGTTCGTTGGTCAAATTCCTGCCACTTTCAGTTTTCTCCGCTCAGTGGTGGTTCTGTCATTTTCTGGTAATCACATTTCTGGGTCGATTCCGCCGGAGCTGGGTAATTGCTCTGATCTTGAAGTTCTTGAATTACGATCAAATTCTCTAACGGGCCACATTCCCACTGATATCTCCCATCTTTCACATTTGAATGTGCTTGATTTGAGTATTAACAACTTAACTGGTGAAATCCCAGATGAAATCTCCAAATGCTCATCATTAAGATCTTTGTTGGTAAACAGTAATCATCTTTCGGGCGGCATACCTGATTCATTGGCCAAATTATCAAACCTAGCTGTGCTTGATCTCTCAGCTAACAACTTGAGCGGGGAGATTCCAGCTAATCTTTCAAGTATTTTTGGCTTGATGAATTTCAATGTCTCGAGTAATAATCTACAAGGTGAAATTCCATTATTGTTGGCTTCTAGATTTAACAATCCATCAGCCTTTGCAAATAATCAAGATTTATGTGGGAAGCCATTGGGCAGGAAGTGTGAGAATGCAGATGACAGAGACAGGAGGAAGAAGTTGATCTTGTTGATAGTTATAGCTGCGAGTGGTGCTTGCCTCTTGGCATTGTGCTGCTGCTTCTACATTTTCAGTCTTTTGAGGTGGCGCAGAAGGCTCAAAGAAAGCGCAGCTGCAGAGAAGAAACGTAGCCCGGCAAGGGCAAGCTCAGGAGCAAGTGGGGGTCGTCGCAGCAGCACAGATAATGGAGGACCAAAGCTAGTTATGTTCAACAACAAGATAACATTGGCAGAAACGGTTGAAGCAACCAGGCAGTTTGATGAAGAAAATGTGCTTAGCAGAACCAGATATGGTCTTGTTTTCAAGGCTTGCTACAATGACGGAATGGTGCTCTCAATTCGCCGCCTACCAGATGGTTCTCTAGATGAAAACCTGTTTAGAAAGGAAGCTGAATTTTTAGGCAAAGTAAGGCACCGAAACCTTACAGTGCTTCGAGGCTACTACGCCGGAGCACCTGATTTGAGGCTTCTTGTCTATGACTACATGCCCAATGGAAATCTTGGAACTCTTCTTCAAGAAGCCTCACACCAAGACGGTCATGTTCTAAACTGGCCAATGCGCCATCTCATTGCGCTTGGTGTAGCTCGAGGCTTAGCCTTTTTACACACATCCAACATGGTCCATGGTGATATCAAACCTCAAAATGTTCTCTTCGATGCTGATTTTGAAGCTCACTTATCCGACTTTGGGCTAGACCGTCTTACAATCCCTACTCCAGCAGAAGCCTCAACTTCTACAACTGCAGTGGGCACATTGGGTTATGTCTCTCCAGAAGCAGCACTGACTGGAGAAACCACTAAAGAATCAGATGTTTACAGCTTCGGCATAGTCTTGCTTGAACTACTAACTGGAAAAAGGCCAGTGATGTTCACACAAGATGAGGATATAGTCAAATGGGTCAAGAAACAACTTCAGAAGGGCCAAATCACAGAACTACTAGAGCCAGGCTTGCTTGAACTTGACCCAGAATCATCAGAATGGGAAGAGTTCTTGCTTGGAGTGAAAGTTGCACTGCTTTGCACGGCACCAGATCCTATTGATCGACCCACGATGTCCGACATTGTGTTCATGCTTGAAGGTTGTCGTGTTGGTCCCGATATCCCCTCCTCAGCTGATCCTACTACTCAACCCTCGCCGGCATAA